In Myotis daubentonii chromosome 16, mMyoDau2.1, whole genome shotgun sequence, one DNA window encodes the following:
- the RUNDC3A gene encoding RUN domain-containing protein 3A isoform X1 → MEASFVLTTMALGLSSKKASSRNVAVERRNLITVCRFSVKTLLEKYTAEPIDDSSEEFVNFAAILEQILSHRFKACAPAGPVSWFSSDGQRGFWDYIRLACNKVPNNCVSSIENMENISTARAKGRAWIRVALMEKRMSEYITTALRDARTTRRFYDSGAIMLREEATVLTGMLIGLSAIDFSFCLKGEVLDGKTPVVIDYTPYLKFTQSYDYLTDEEERHSAESSTSEDNSPEHPYLPLVTDEDSWYSKWHKMEQKFRIVYAQKGYLEELVRLRESQLKDLEAENRRLQLQLEEAAAQNQREKRELEGVILELQEQLTGLIPGDHAPLAQGSKELTTPLVNQWPSLGTLNGAEGVSNPKLYRRHSFMSTERLSAEASLSSDSQRLGEGKQDEEPWGPIGKDPTPSMLGLCGSLASIPSCKSLASFKSNECLLPAQGSRVTKGSLLGRKVGSPRPPSPWGSLLHASGDCDAWLLPPGTLPHLPSLLRSWWPSLSTFISLTCPVCPVFILWSHFFLSPQCRGSEGTRQIKTRGLREALFVGAGTGPCPEVGRMRQNQC, encoded by the exons ATGGAAGCGAGCTTTGTCCTGACCACCATGGCTCTGGGGCTGTCCTCCAAGAAAGCGTCTTCCCGCAACGTGGCCGTGGAGCGCAGGAACCTGATTACCGTGTGCAG GTTCTCTGTGAAAACACTGCTGGAGAAGTACACAGCAGAGCCCATCGATGACTCATCCGAGGAGTTTGTGAATTTTGCAGCCATCTTAGAGCAGATCCTCAGCCACCGTTTCAAAG cctgtgccccagcaggtccagtgaGCTGGTTCAGCTCAGATGGGCAGCGGGGCTTCTGGGACTATATCCGGCTGGCCTGCAACAAAGTGCCCAACAACTGTGTGAGCAGCATCGAGAACATGGAGAACATCAGCACAGCCCGAGCCAAG GGCCGGGCATGGATCCGAGTCGCACTGATGGAGAAGCGCATGTCGGAGTACATCACCACAGCCCTGCGGGACGCCCGGACCACCAG GCGTTTCTATGACTCGGGAGCCATCATGCTGAGGGAGGAAGCCACGGTCCTCACGGGGATGCTGATAGGGCTGAGCGCCATAGACTTCAG CTTCTGCCTGAAGGGTGAAGTGCTGGATGGGAAGACCCCCGTGGTCATCGACTACACGCCCTACCTGAAGTTCACCCAGAG CTACGACTACCTGACGGACGAGGAGGAGCGGCACAGCGCCGAGAGCAGCACCAGCGAGGACAACTCTCCCGAGCACCCGTACCTGCCGCTCGTCACCGACGAGGACAGCTGGTACAGCAAGTGGCACAAGATGGAGCAGAAGTTTCGCATCGTCTACGCGCAGAAG GGCTACCTGGAGGAGCTGGTGCGTCTGCGCGAGTCGCAGCTGAAGGACCTGGAGGCGGAGAACCGgcggctgcagctgcagctggaggaggcggcggcgcAGAACCAACGCGAGAAGCGGGAGCTGGAAGGCGTGATCCTGGAGCTGCAGGAGCAGCT GACAGGTCTGATCCCTGGCGACCACGCTCCCCTAGCCCAGGGTTCCAAGGAGCTCACCACGCCCCTGGTCAACCAATGGCCATCACTGGGAACGCTCAATGGGGCTGAGGGTGTCAGCAACCCCAAGCTGTACCGGAG ACACAGTTTCATGAGCACGGAGCGGCTGTCAGCTGAAGCCAGTCTGAGCTCGGACTCCCAGCGCCTGGGAGAGGGCAAACAGGATGAGGAGCCCTGGGGCCCCATCG ggAAGGACCCCACGCCCTCCATGCTGGGCCTCTGCGGCTCCCtggcctccatccccagctgCAAGTCCCTGGCGAGCTTCAAATCCAACGAGTGCCTG CTTCCTGCCCAAGGAAGCAGGGTTACCAAGGGAAGCCTGTTGGGTAGGAAGGTGGGGTCGCCAAGGCCACCAAGTCCTTGGGGAAGCTTGCTCCACGCTTCTGGTGACTGTGATGCCTGGCTGCTCCCGCCTGGGACTcttccccatcttccctccctcctcaggaGCTGGTGGCCCAGCCTCAGCACCTTCATCTCCCTCACCTGCCCTGTCTGTCCTGTATTCATTCTCTGGAGTCACTTCTTCCTCAGCCCCCAGTGCAGGGGCTCTGAGGGGACCAGGCAAATAAAAACCAGAGGACTGAGGGAAGCCTTGTTTGTGGGGGCTGGGACAGGACCCTGTCCTGAGGTTGGCAGGATGCGGCAGAACCAGTGCTGA
- the RUNDC3A gene encoding RUN domain-containing protein 3A isoform X4: MEASFVLTTMALGLSSKKASSRNVAVERRNLITVCRFSVKTLLEKYTAEPIDDSSEEFVNFAAILEQILSHRFKACAPAGPVSWFSSDGQRGFWDYIRLACNKVPNNCVSSIENMENISTARAKGRAWIRVALMEKRMSEYITTALRDARTTRRFYDSGAIMLREEATVLTGMLIGLSAIDFSFCLKGEVLDGKTPVVIDYTPYLKFTQSYDYLTDEEERHSAESSTSEDNSPEHPYLPLVTDEDSWYSKWHKMEQKFRIVYAQKGYLEELVRLRESQLKDLEAENRRLQLQLEEAAAQNQREKRELEGVILELQEQLTGLIPGDHAPLAQGSKELTTPLVNQWPSLGTLNGAEGVSNPKLYRRHSFMSTERLSAEASLSSDSQRLGEGKQDEEPWGPIGKDPTPSMLGLCGSLASIPSCKSLASFKSNECLVSDSPEGSPALSPS; the protein is encoded by the exons ATGGAAGCGAGCTTTGTCCTGACCACCATGGCTCTGGGGCTGTCCTCCAAGAAAGCGTCTTCCCGCAACGTGGCCGTGGAGCGCAGGAACCTGATTACCGTGTGCAG GTTCTCTGTGAAAACACTGCTGGAGAAGTACACAGCAGAGCCCATCGATGACTCATCCGAGGAGTTTGTGAATTTTGCAGCCATCTTAGAGCAGATCCTCAGCCACCGTTTCAAAG cctgtgccccagcaggtccagtgaGCTGGTTCAGCTCAGATGGGCAGCGGGGCTTCTGGGACTATATCCGGCTGGCCTGCAACAAAGTGCCCAACAACTGTGTGAGCAGCATCGAGAACATGGAGAACATCAGCACAGCCCGAGCCAAG GGCCGGGCATGGATCCGAGTCGCACTGATGGAGAAGCGCATGTCGGAGTACATCACCACAGCCCTGCGGGACGCCCGGACCACCAG GCGTTTCTATGACTCGGGAGCCATCATGCTGAGGGAGGAAGCCACGGTCCTCACGGGGATGCTGATAGGGCTGAGCGCCATAGACTTCAG CTTCTGCCTGAAGGGTGAAGTGCTGGATGGGAAGACCCCCGTGGTCATCGACTACACGCCCTACCTGAAGTTCACCCAGAG CTACGACTACCTGACGGACGAGGAGGAGCGGCACAGCGCCGAGAGCAGCACCAGCGAGGACAACTCTCCCGAGCACCCGTACCTGCCGCTCGTCACCGACGAGGACAGCTGGTACAGCAAGTGGCACAAGATGGAGCAGAAGTTTCGCATCGTCTACGCGCAGAAG GGCTACCTGGAGGAGCTGGTGCGTCTGCGCGAGTCGCAGCTGAAGGACCTGGAGGCGGAGAACCGgcggctgcagctgcagctggaggaggcggcggcgcAGAACCAACGCGAGAAGCGGGAGCTGGAAGGCGTGATCCTGGAGCTGCAGGAGCAGCT GACAGGTCTGATCCCTGGCGACCACGCTCCCCTAGCCCAGGGTTCCAAGGAGCTCACCACGCCCCTGGTCAACCAATGGCCATCACTGGGAACGCTCAATGGGGCTGAGGGTGTCAGCAACCCCAAGCTGTACCGGAG ACACAGTTTCATGAGCACGGAGCGGCTGTCAGCTGAAGCCAGTCTGAGCTCGGACTCCCAGCGCCTGGGAGAGGGCAAACAGGATGAGGAGCCCTGGGGCCCCATCG ggAAGGACCCCACGCCCTCCATGCTGGGCCTCTGCGGCTCCCtggcctccatccccagctgCAAGTCCCTGGCGAGCTTCAAATCCAACGAGTGCCTGGTGAGCGACAGTCCTGAGGGCAGCCCAGCACTGAGCCCCAGCTGA
- the RUNDC3A gene encoding RUN domain-containing protein 3A isoform X7 has protein sequence MEASFVLTTMALGLSSKKASSRNVAVERRNLITVCRFSVKTLLEKYTAEPIDDSSEEFVNFAAILEQILSHRFKGPVSWFSSDGQRGFWDYIRLACNKVPNNCVSSIENMENISTARAKGRAWIRVALMEKRMSEYITTALRDARTTRRFYDSGAIMLREEATVLTGMLIGLSAIDFSFCLKGEVLDGKTPVVIDYTPYLKFTQSYDYLTDEEERHSAESSTSEDNSPEHPYLPLVTDEDSWYSKWHKMEQKFRIVYAQKGYLEELVRLRESQLKDLEAENRRLQLQLEEAAAQNQREKRELEGVILELQEQLTGLIPGDHAPLAQGSKELTTPLVNQWPSLGTLNGAEGVSNPKLYRRHSFMSTERLSAEASLSSDSQRLGEGKQDEEPWGPIGSSEPN, from the exons ATGGAAGCGAGCTTTGTCCTGACCACCATGGCTCTGGGGCTGTCCTCCAAGAAAGCGTCTTCCCGCAACGTGGCCGTGGAGCGCAGGAACCTGATTACCGTGTGCAG GTTCTCTGTGAAAACACTGCTGGAGAAGTACACAGCAGAGCCCATCGATGACTCATCCGAGGAGTTTGTGAATTTTGCAGCCATCTTAGAGCAGATCCTCAGCCACCGTTTCAAAG gtccagtgaGCTGGTTCAGCTCAGATGGGCAGCGGGGCTTCTGGGACTATATCCGGCTGGCCTGCAACAAAGTGCCCAACAACTGTGTGAGCAGCATCGAGAACATGGAGAACATCAGCACAGCCCGAGCCAAG GGCCGGGCATGGATCCGAGTCGCACTGATGGAGAAGCGCATGTCGGAGTACATCACCACAGCCCTGCGGGACGCCCGGACCACCAG GCGTTTCTATGACTCGGGAGCCATCATGCTGAGGGAGGAAGCCACGGTCCTCACGGGGATGCTGATAGGGCTGAGCGCCATAGACTTCAG CTTCTGCCTGAAGGGTGAAGTGCTGGATGGGAAGACCCCCGTGGTCATCGACTACACGCCCTACCTGAAGTTCACCCAGAG CTACGACTACCTGACGGACGAGGAGGAGCGGCACAGCGCCGAGAGCAGCACCAGCGAGGACAACTCTCCCGAGCACCCGTACCTGCCGCTCGTCACCGACGAGGACAGCTGGTACAGCAAGTGGCACAAGATGGAGCAGAAGTTTCGCATCGTCTACGCGCAGAAG GGCTACCTGGAGGAGCTGGTGCGTCTGCGCGAGTCGCAGCTGAAGGACCTGGAGGCGGAGAACCGgcggctgcagctgcagctggaggaggcggcggcgcAGAACCAACGCGAGAAGCGGGAGCTGGAAGGCGTGATCCTGGAGCTGCAGGAGCAGCT GACAGGTCTGATCCCTGGCGACCACGCTCCCCTAGCCCAGGGTTCCAAGGAGCTCACCACGCCCCTGGTCAACCAATGGCCATCACTGGGAACGCTCAATGGGGCTGAGGGTGTCAGCAACCCCAAGCTGTACCGGAG ACACAGTTTCATGAGCACGGAGCGGCTGTCAGCTGAAGCCAGTCTGAGCTCGGACTCCCAGCGCCTGGGAGAGGGCAAACAGGATGAGGAGCCCTGGGGCCCCATCG GAAGCTCTGAGCCAAATTAG
- the RUNDC3A gene encoding RUN domain-containing protein 3A isoform X6 has translation MEASFVLTTMALGLSSKKASSRNVAVERRNLITVCRFSVKTLLEKYTAEPIDDSSEEFVNFAAILEQILSHRFKACAPAGPVSWFSSDGQRGFWDYIRLACNKVPNNCVSSIENMENISTARAKGRAWIRVALMEKRMSEYITTALRDARTTRRFYDSGAIMLREEATVLTGMLIGLSAIDFSFCLKGEVLDGKTPVVIDYTPYLKFTQSYDYLTDEEERHSAESSTSEDNSPEHPYLPLVTDEDSWYSKWHKMEQKFRIVYAQKGYLEELVRLRESQLKDLEAENRRLQLQLEEAAAQNQREKRELEGVILELQEQLTGLIPGDHAPLAQGSKELTTPLVNQWPSLGTLNGAEGVSNPKLYRRHSFMSTERLSAEASLSSDSQRLGEGKQDEEPWGPIGSSEPN, from the exons ATGGAAGCGAGCTTTGTCCTGACCACCATGGCTCTGGGGCTGTCCTCCAAGAAAGCGTCTTCCCGCAACGTGGCCGTGGAGCGCAGGAACCTGATTACCGTGTGCAG GTTCTCTGTGAAAACACTGCTGGAGAAGTACACAGCAGAGCCCATCGATGACTCATCCGAGGAGTTTGTGAATTTTGCAGCCATCTTAGAGCAGATCCTCAGCCACCGTTTCAAAG cctgtgccccagcaggtccagtgaGCTGGTTCAGCTCAGATGGGCAGCGGGGCTTCTGGGACTATATCCGGCTGGCCTGCAACAAAGTGCCCAACAACTGTGTGAGCAGCATCGAGAACATGGAGAACATCAGCACAGCCCGAGCCAAG GGCCGGGCATGGATCCGAGTCGCACTGATGGAGAAGCGCATGTCGGAGTACATCACCACAGCCCTGCGGGACGCCCGGACCACCAG GCGTTTCTATGACTCGGGAGCCATCATGCTGAGGGAGGAAGCCACGGTCCTCACGGGGATGCTGATAGGGCTGAGCGCCATAGACTTCAG CTTCTGCCTGAAGGGTGAAGTGCTGGATGGGAAGACCCCCGTGGTCATCGACTACACGCCCTACCTGAAGTTCACCCAGAG CTACGACTACCTGACGGACGAGGAGGAGCGGCACAGCGCCGAGAGCAGCACCAGCGAGGACAACTCTCCCGAGCACCCGTACCTGCCGCTCGTCACCGACGAGGACAGCTGGTACAGCAAGTGGCACAAGATGGAGCAGAAGTTTCGCATCGTCTACGCGCAGAAG GGCTACCTGGAGGAGCTGGTGCGTCTGCGCGAGTCGCAGCTGAAGGACCTGGAGGCGGAGAACCGgcggctgcagctgcagctggaggaggcggcggcgcAGAACCAACGCGAGAAGCGGGAGCTGGAAGGCGTGATCCTGGAGCTGCAGGAGCAGCT GACAGGTCTGATCCCTGGCGACCACGCTCCCCTAGCCCAGGGTTCCAAGGAGCTCACCACGCCCCTGGTCAACCAATGGCCATCACTGGGAACGCTCAATGGGGCTGAGGGTGTCAGCAACCCCAAGCTGTACCGGAG ACACAGTTTCATGAGCACGGAGCGGCTGTCAGCTGAAGCCAGTCTGAGCTCGGACTCCCAGCGCCTGGGAGAGGGCAAACAGGATGAGGAGCCCTGGGGCCCCATCG GAAGCTCTGAGCCAAATTAG
- the RUNDC3A gene encoding RUN domain-containing protein 3A isoform X2, whose translation MEASFVLTTMALGLSSKKASSRNVAVERRNLITVCRFSVKTLLEKYTAEPIDDSSEEFVNFAAILEQILSHRFKAGPVSWFSSDGQRGFWDYIRLACNKVPNNCVSSIENMENISTARAKGRAWIRVALMEKRMSEYITTALRDARTTRRFYDSGAIMLREEATVLTGMLIGLSAIDFSFCLKGEVLDGKTPVVIDYTPYLKFTQSYDYLTDEEERHSAESSTSEDNSPEHPYLPLVTDEDSWYSKWHKMEQKFRIVYAQKGYLEELVRLRESQLKDLEAENRRLQLQLEEAAAQNQREKRELEGVILELQEQLTGLIPGDHAPLAQGSKELTTPLVNQWPSLGTLNGAEGVSNPKLYRRHSFMSTERLSAEASLSSDSQRLGEGKQDEEPWGPIGKDPTPSMLGLCGSLASIPSCKSLASFKSNECLLPAQGSRVTKGSLLGRKVGSPRPPSPWGSLLHASGDCDAWLLPPGTLPHLPSLLRSWWPSLSTFISLTCPVCPVFILWSHFFLSPQCRGSEGTRQIKTRGLREALFVGAGTGPCPEVGRMRQNQC comes from the exons ATGGAAGCGAGCTTTGTCCTGACCACCATGGCTCTGGGGCTGTCCTCCAAGAAAGCGTCTTCCCGCAACGTGGCCGTGGAGCGCAGGAACCTGATTACCGTGTGCAG GTTCTCTGTGAAAACACTGCTGGAGAAGTACACAGCAGAGCCCATCGATGACTCATCCGAGGAGTTTGTGAATTTTGCAGCCATCTTAGAGCAGATCCTCAGCCACCGTTTCAAAG caggtccagtgaGCTGGTTCAGCTCAGATGGGCAGCGGGGCTTCTGGGACTATATCCGGCTGGCCTGCAACAAAGTGCCCAACAACTGTGTGAGCAGCATCGAGAACATGGAGAACATCAGCACAGCCCGAGCCAAG GGCCGGGCATGGATCCGAGTCGCACTGATGGAGAAGCGCATGTCGGAGTACATCACCACAGCCCTGCGGGACGCCCGGACCACCAG GCGTTTCTATGACTCGGGAGCCATCATGCTGAGGGAGGAAGCCACGGTCCTCACGGGGATGCTGATAGGGCTGAGCGCCATAGACTTCAG CTTCTGCCTGAAGGGTGAAGTGCTGGATGGGAAGACCCCCGTGGTCATCGACTACACGCCCTACCTGAAGTTCACCCAGAG CTACGACTACCTGACGGACGAGGAGGAGCGGCACAGCGCCGAGAGCAGCACCAGCGAGGACAACTCTCCCGAGCACCCGTACCTGCCGCTCGTCACCGACGAGGACAGCTGGTACAGCAAGTGGCACAAGATGGAGCAGAAGTTTCGCATCGTCTACGCGCAGAAG GGCTACCTGGAGGAGCTGGTGCGTCTGCGCGAGTCGCAGCTGAAGGACCTGGAGGCGGAGAACCGgcggctgcagctgcagctggaggaggcggcggcgcAGAACCAACGCGAGAAGCGGGAGCTGGAAGGCGTGATCCTGGAGCTGCAGGAGCAGCT GACAGGTCTGATCCCTGGCGACCACGCTCCCCTAGCCCAGGGTTCCAAGGAGCTCACCACGCCCCTGGTCAACCAATGGCCATCACTGGGAACGCTCAATGGGGCTGAGGGTGTCAGCAACCCCAAGCTGTACCGGAG ACACAGTTTCATGAGCACGGAGCGGCTGTCAGCTGAAGCCAGTCTGAGCTCGGACTCCCAGCGCCTGGGAGAGGGCAAACAGGATGAGGAGCCCTGGGGCCCCATCG ggAAGGACCCCACGCCCTCCATGCTGGGCCTCTGCGGCTCCCtggcctccatccccagctgCAAGTCCCTGGCGAGCTTCAAATCCAACGAGTGCCTG CTTCCTGCCCAAGGAAGCAGGGTTACCAAGGGAAGCCTGTTGGGTAGGAAGGTGGGGTCGCCAAGGCCACCAAGTCCTTGGGGAAGCTTGCTCCACGCTTCTGGTGACTGTGATGCCTGGCTGCTCCCGCCTGGGACTcttccccatcttccctccctcctcaggaGCTGGTGGCCCAGCCTCAGCACCTTCATCTCCCTCACCTGCCCTGTCTGTCCTGTATTCATTCTCTGGAGTCACTTCTTCCTCAGCCCCCAGTGCAGGGGCTCTGAGGGGACCAGGCAAATAAAAACCAGAGGACTGAGGGAAGCCTTGTTTGTGGGGGCTGGGACAGGACCCTGTCCTGAGGTTGGCAGGATGCGGCAGAACCAGTGCTGA
- the RUNDC3A gene encoding RUN domain-containing protein 3A isoform X3: MEASFVLTTMALGLSSKKASSRNVAVERRNLITVCRFSVKTLLEKYTAEPIDDSSEEFVNFAAILEQILSHRFKGPVSWFSSDGQRGFWDYIRLACNKVPNNCVSSIENMENISTARAKGRAWIRVALMEKRMSEYITTALRDARTTRRFYDSGAIMLREEATVLTGMLIGLSAIDFSFCLKGEVLDGKTPVVIDYTPYLKFTQSYDYLTDEEERHSAESSTSEDNSPEHPYLPLVTDEDSWYSKWHKMEQKFRIVYAQKGYLEELVRLRESQLKDLEAENRRLQLQLEEAAAQNQREKRELEGVILELQEQLTGLIPGDHAPLAQGSKELTTPLVNQWPSLGTLNGAEGVSNPKLYRRHSFMSTERLSAEASLSSDSQRLGEGKQDEEPWGPIGKDPTPSMLGLCGSLASIPSCKSLASFKSNECLLPAQGSRVTKGSLLGRKVGSPRPPSPWGSLLHASGDCDAWLLPPGTLPHLPSLLRSWWPSLSTFISLTCPVCPVFILWSHFFLSPQCRGSEGTRQIKTRGLREALFVGAGTGPCPEVGRMRQNQC; this comes from the exons ATGGAAGCGAGCTTTGTCCTGACCACCATGGCTCTGGGGCTGTCCTCCAAGAAAGCGTCTTCCCGCAACGTGGCCGTGGAGCGCAGGAACCTGATTACCGTGTGCAG GTTCTCTGTGAAAACACTGCTGGAGAAGTACACAGCAGAGCCCATCGATGACTCATCCGAGGAGTTTGTGAATTTTGCAGCCATCTTAGAGCAGATCCTCAGCCACCGTTTCAAAG gtccagtgaGCTGGTTCAGCTCAGATGGGCAGCGGGGCTTCTGGGACTATATCCGGCTGGCCTGCAACAAAGTGCCCAACAACTGTGTGAGCAGCATCGAGAACATGGAGAACATCAGCACAGCCCGAGCCAAG GGCCGGGCATGGATCCGAGTCGCACTGATGGAGAAGCGCATGTCGGAGTACATCACCACAGCCCTGCGGGACGCCCGGACCACCAG GCGTTTCTATGACTCGGGAGCCATCATGCTGAGGGAGGAAGCCACGGTCCTCACGGGGATGCTGATAGGGCTGAGCGCCATAGACTTCAG CTTCTGCCTGAAGGGTGAAGTGCTGGATGGGAAGACCCCCGTGGTCATCGACTACACGCCCTACCTGAAGTTCACCCAGAG CTACGACTACCTGACGGACGAGGAGGAGCGGCACAGCGCCGAGAGCAGCACCAGCGAGGACAACTCTCCCGAGCACCCGTACCTGCCGCTCGTCACCGACGAGGACAGCTGGTACAGCAAGTGGCACAAGATGGAGCAGAAGTTTCGCATCGTCTACGCGCAGAAG GGCTACCTGGAGGAGCTGGTGCGTCTGCGCGAGTCGCAGCTGAAGGACCTGGAGGCGGAGAACCGgcggctgcagctgcagctggaggaggcggcggcgcAGAACCAACGCGAGAAGCGGGAGCTGGAAGGCGTGATCCTGGAGCTGCAGGAGCAGCT GACAGGTCTGATCCCTGGCGACCACGCTCCCCTAGCCCAGGGTTCCAAGGAGCTCACCACGCCCCTGGTCAACCAATGGCCATCACTGGGAACGCTCAATGGGGCTGAGGGTGTCAGCAACCCCAAGCTGTACCGGAG ACACAGTTTCATGAGCACGGAGCGGCTGTCAGCTGAAGCCAGTCTGAGCTCGGACTCCCAGCGCCTGGGAGAGGGCAAACAGGATGAGGAGCCCTGGGGCCCCATCG ggAAGGACCCCACGCCCTCCATGCTGGGCCTCTGCGGCTCCCtggcctccatccccagctgCAAGTCCCTGGCGAGCTTCAAATCCAACGAGTGCCTG CTTCCTGCCCAAGGAAGCAGGGTTACCAAGGGAAGCCTGTTGGGTAGGAAGGTGGGGTCGCCAAGGCCACCAAGTCCTTGGGGAAGCTTGCTCCACGCTTCTGGTGACTGTGATGCCTGGCTGCTCCCGCCTGGGACTcttccccatcttccctccctcctcaggaGCTGGTGGCCCAGCCTCAGCACCTTCATCTCCCTCACCTGCCCTGTCTGTCCTGTATTCATTCTCTGGAGTCACTTCTTCCTCAGCCCCCAGTGCAGGGGCTCTGAGGGGACCAGGCAAATAAAAACCAGAGGACTGAGGGAAGCCTTGTTTGTGGGGGCTGGGACAGGACCCTGTCCTGAGGTTGGCAGGATGCGGCAGAACCAGTGCTGA
- the RUNDC3A gene encoding RUN domain-containing protein 3A isoform X5: protein MEASFVLTTMALGLSSKKASSRNVAVERRNLITVCRFSVKTLLEKYTAEPIDDSSEEFVNFAAILEQILSHRFKGPVSWFSSDGQRGFWDYIRLACNKVPNNCVSSIENMENISTARAKGRAWIRVALMEKRMSEYITTALRDARTTRRFYDSGAIMLREEATVLTGMLIGLSAIDFSFCLKGEVLDGKTPVVIDYTPYLKFTQSYDYLTDEEERHSAESSTSEDNSPEHPYLPLVTDEDSWYSKWHKMEQKFRIVYAQKGYLEELVRLRESQLKDLEAENRRLQLQLEEAAAQNQREKRELEGVILELQEQLTGLIPGDHAPLAQGSKELTTPLVNQWPSLGTLNGAEGVSNPKLYRRHSFMSTERLSAEASLSSDSQRLGEGKQDEEPWGPIGKDPTPSMLGLCGSLASIPSCKSLASFKSNECLVSDSPEGSPALSPS, encoded by the exons ATGGAAGCGAGCTTTGTCCTGACCACCATGGCTCTGGGGCTGTCCTCCAAGAAAGCGTCTTCCCGCAACGTGGCCGTGGAGCGCAGGAACCTGATTACCGTGTGCAG GTTCTCTGTGAAAACACTGCTGGAGAAGTACACAGCAGAGCCCATCGATGACTCATCCGAGGAGTTTGTGAATTTTGCAGCCATCTTAGAGCAGATCCTCAGCCACCGTTTCAAAG gtccagtgaGCTGGTTCAGCTCAGATGGGCAGCGGGGCTTCTGGGACTATATCCGGCTGGCCTGCAACAAAGTGCCCAACAACTGTGTGAGCAGCATCGAGAACATGGAGAACATCAGCACAGCCCGAGCCAAG GGCCGGGCATGGATCCGAGTCGCACTGATGGAGAAGCGCATGTCGGAGTACATCACCACAGCCCTGCGGGACGCCCGGACCACCAG GCGTTTCTATGACTCGGGAGCCATCATGCTGAGGGAGGAAGCCACGGTCCTCACGGGGATGCTGATAGGGCTGAGCGCCATAGACTTCAG CTTCTGCCTGAAGGGTGAAGTGCTGGATGGGAAGACCCCCGTGGTCATCGACTACACGCCCTACCTGAAGTTCACCCAGAG CTACGACTACCTGACGGACGAGGAGGAGCGGCACAGCGCCGAGAGCAGCACCAGCGAGGACAACTCTCCCGAGCACCCGTACCTGCCGCTCGTCACCGACGAGGACAGCTGGTACAGCAAGTGGCACAAGATGGAGCAGAAGTTTCGCATCGTCTACGCGCAGAAG GGCTACCTGGAGGAGCTGGTGCGTCTGCGCGAGTCGCAGCTGAAGGACCTGGAGGCGGAGAACCGgcggctgcagctgcagctggaggaggcggcggcgcAGAACCAACGCGAGAAGCGGGAGCTGGAAGGCGTGATCCTGGAGCTGCAGGAGCAGCT GACAGGTCTGATCCCTGGCGACCACGCTCCCCTAGCCCAGGGTTCCAAGGAGCTCACCACGCCCCTGGTCAACCAATGGCCATCACTGGGAACGCTCAATGGGGCTGAGGGTGTCAGCAACCCCAAGCTGTACCGGAG ACACAGTTTCATGAGCACGGAGCGGCTGTCAGCTGAAGCCAGTCTGAGCTCGGACTCCCAGCGCCTGGGAGAGGGCAAACAGGATGAGGAGCCCTGGGGCCCCATCG ggAAGGACCCCACGCCCTCCATGCTGGGCCTCTGCGGCTCCCtggcctccatccccagctgCAAGTCCCTGGCGAGCTTCAAATCCAACGAGTGCCTGGTGAGCGACAGTCCTGAGGGCAGCCCAGCACTGAGCCCCAGCTGA